The Pseudoxanthomonas sp. genome segment GTATCGCGGATGCGGCTGCGCGAGGCGGCCAGGTTTTCCGAGCTGGTCTGCAGGTTGGCGACCACCGAGGTGAAGCGGTTCTGGATGGCACCCAGGTCGGCGCGCGCGCCGTTGACCGAGGTCAGGGCCTTGTCGACCACTTCCAGGGCGCGCTGCGAACCGGCGAAGGTGGTGATGTCCAGGCCCTGGACGAAGCTGTTGGTCGTGGCCAGGTCGCCGCCGTTGGTACTGGTTTCGGTCAGGCCAAGGTTGGCGGCCGTCGACGCGGTGGCGCCGGCGACGACCGGCCCGCCGAAGGCGAGGGCGAATTCCTGCCCGCCCTTGATGCCGGTCAGGTTGATGACGCCGGCCTTGACCTCGGCGTAGACGCCGGTCTCGCCCAGTCGGGCGTTCAGCGCGGCGGCCGCGCCCTGCGTGATCGACTGGCCGGCCTTCACTTCGAAGGCGCCGATGTCGAACGTCGTCGCGGTGCCGCCGGTCGGGGTGACCGTGACCTGCAACTGCGAGAAGGTGGTATCGGCCGCCGCCGCGTCAACGGCCAGCGCCGTACCGACGTAGCTGTTGGCGAAGGTCACGCCGCCCAGCGTCTGGGCGCGGGCGTCGACCACCTTGTCGATGGCGATGGCCTGGCCGGCGTTGGCGCCGACCTGGAAGAGCTGGCTGGTGAACGAACCGTCCAGCAGCTTGGTGCCGTTGAAGTCGGCCTGCTTGGCGACGCGGTCGATTTCGGCGGTCAGCTGCTTGACTTCGGCGTTCAGGGCGGCGCGGTCGGACGCGGAGTTGCTGGCGTTGGAGGACTGCACGGCCAGTTCGCGGATGCGCTGCAGGTTGTTGCCGATTTCGGTCAGCGAACCTTCGGCGACCTGGGCCAGCGAGATGCCGTCGTTGGCATTGCGCACGGCCACGTCCAGGCCGCGGATCTGGGTGCTGAAGCGTTCGGAGATGGCCAGACCGGCGGCGTCGTCCTTCGCACTGTTGATGCGCAGGCCCGACGACAGGCGCTGGATGGTGGTGGCCAGAGAGGCGCCGCTGGTGCTCAGGTTGCGCTGAGCGTTGAGCGACATCGTGTTGGTGTTGATTACCTGTGCCATGTTCGTCTCCTCTTATTTGGATTCACGGCGTTGAAGGGAAAAGACGCTGCCGGTTTGTTTTGTTGGGCTAGTCGTCTTCGTGTTGCGAAATGAATAACGGCGCTCCCCAAAAAACCTTTAGGGGCCATGCGAAAAAATGTGCTAGGCCGCGGAAAGGCCTGTCTGGCAGGGATTCGCGCAGGAGAGGAAAAGCGTGACGAAGGCCCTAAAGAAGGCGCGGGCGCTGCCGTTAACCGCGCCCTTCCGACTGCAACGGCACGCGACCACGCGTGCGGGCGCGGGCGAGCGCCCGTGCGCGTGAACATGTGAAAGGTGAGCAAGCGCGCTCGCGCGCAGCGCGCGATCAGGGTGTCGGTGTGGCGTTGCGCCAGGCGTCGGCGGGATCGGCGAGCAGGGATACGCCGCTCAGGCGGTACTCGCAGCCGACCAGGGTGCGTCCCTGCAGGCTGGGATGTTCGGGCGGATAGACGACCAGCGCGTGCGCATCGTCCAGTGCGCCGGCAAGTGGCGCGTCCTTGCTCTCTTCCAGTGCACGCTCCAGTTGCACGGTGGCCTGCTCGATCGGATGGTTGACGAGCAGCAGGACGCGATTGTCAGTGATGACCACCGCGTCGCTGCGATGCCCCCACGCCTGTACCGGATCCTCCAGGCGGTAGAGATCCATCATCGGTGCGCTGTACTGGCGTTCGGTCTGGACGAACTCCGACGGACGCTCGCGCCGCAAGCGCGTCAGCAGGGCCGGCACGTCGGCCCTCGACGTGCGGCAGGTGAGCGCGTCGAGCAGCGTGTCGGCAGGGCCGGCCGCCGGTGCGGGCAGGGCAGTGGGCGAGGGTGCGACGACCGTCTGCGCGGACGACGTGAGCGTCGAAGCGGCCAACGACAGCGCCGCCAGCACCCGGGCCAGGGACTTACTCGATCTGCGCATTCGCGTGGGCGGCGTCGAGCGCTTCCATGGCGTCGCGCGGCTTCAGCTTGCCGGCCTTCTCGAACGACGCGGCCGCCGCGTCTTCCTTCTTGTCGCCATGCAGGAGCAGCAGCACGTTGGCGTACTCGACATGGGCGATGGGCGAGTCGGGCGTCAGCTTCAGCGCGGTCTTGATGTGCGATTCGGCCTCGCTGGCCTTGGCGCCGTAGGTCAGGCCGCCGATCATCGCGCCGATCTTGTCGATGATCTCGGCGTGGTAGAGCGCCAGTGCGGTATGCGCTTCGGCATGCTTGGGTTCGCGCTCCAGCGTCGCATCCAGCGCGGCGCGCACCTTCCCGGCGATGCCCTGCTTGAGCGCCTTGGCGATGCTCAGGCCCTGGCTGTAGCGGCCCAGGGCGAAGGCGTGGCGGTAATGGCTGTTGGCTTCGTCCGGCAGCGCCTTGATCGCGGCCTCGGCCAGCTTGGCGGCCTGCTCGAAGCGCTTGAGCTGCTCTGCGTCGTCATCCACCAGGTAGGTGGCGTGGATGCCGATCGCCTTGACCGCGACGGAGGCGCCCAGCGGTCCGAGCGCCTCGCCGGCTTCGTACGCGGCCTGGAAGTCGCCGCGATGGAACGCACGCCACGCGTCCTGCAGGCGCTGCGCCAGATCGGCGGGCTCGATGCCCTTGGCGGCCTTGCCGGCGGCGGCGATCAGTGCCATGGCGCGTTTCTCGTCGGGGTAGGGCTCCTGATCGCCGGCATGCAGGGCCGGCCACGCCTTCTTCAAGGCATCGCCGGCGTACGAATAGTTCTTGGCGTCGTGCGGAAACGGAGTCCACTTCGAAGATTTCGCTGCCATCGATCATCCCTCCCAGGAAGCGGCGAGCATCGCCGCGAACGCGGTCCGCAGGCAACCCCTACGCAATCGGTGACACGAGCGGCCAATAGTGTGATTGCTCGACGCAGGCCGGACAGCATCACCTCATGAAAGCCGGCCACCGTGGCCGGCATGTGGATGCCCCCATGGCCACCCGGAAGACCACCCGCAACAAGACTCCCGAACCCACCCTGCGCCACGTCTGGCTCGCCGGTCTCGGCCTGATCGCCGTGGGCCGTCGTGAAGCCATCGGCGCCGCCAACGATGCCGTCGGCAAGCTGCAGGCCGCGCGCCAGCAGGCGGAAGCGCTGGCCGAACAGGCCCAGCGCGACGTGCTGGGACGCCTGGCGGATGTCCGCGAACAGGGCGAGGCCAGCGTGGAGCGCTTCAGCGCCGACGTCGAAGCCCGCCTGCAGCCCGTGCTGGCCAAGCTGGGCCTGAAGACACCGGCCCGCAAGTCGGCCCCTCGTGCACGCAAGAAGCCGGCTGCCAAGCGCACGCGTCAGGCTGCTACGCCCCGCAAGGCCGCCGCGAAGCGGCCGGCACGCCGCAGCCGGGCCTGAGGGCCGGGCGAGTAACCAGAAGGAACGCCCCGCCTGTCGGGGCGTTCTGCTGTGGCCGGTCGGAGCAGGGCCGGGGGTGGCGGAGCGCGGGAACGCGCCGTCGTCGCCGGGTGGCGCAGGCGGTCGCAATCGCCGCCCGCCGGAGCAGTTCCTTGATTTCCCTGTGGTCCGTGCCACGGAGCCCCCGGGACGAAGCAGGAGGTCCGGCACGTCGCGACGCGACGACGTCACCGCGCATCGCCGCCAGAACCGGCAGCCCCCGCCGGCGACGATCGGGAGTCGAGGACAGTATCGGTCCTCAATAGGCGCGCATACTGCGCCCATGCTCAGCACCTCCAACCGTCTCCTCCGCCTGCTCTCGCTGATGCAGTCCCGTCGCCACTGGACCGGCGCGGAGCTGAGCCAGCGGCTGGACGTTGATCGCCGTACCCTCCGGCGCGATGTCGAACGTCTGCGCGAGCTGGGCTATCCCATCGACGCCTCGCCCGGGCTGGGCGGCGGCTACCGTCTCGGGTCCGGCTCCGCCATGCCGCCGGTG includes the following:
- a CDS encoding flagellin; translated protein: MAQVINTNTMSLNAQRNLSTSGASLATTIQRLSSGLRINSAKDDAAGLAISERFSTQIRGLDVAVRNANDGISLAQVAEGSLTEIGNNLQRIRELAVQSSNASNSASDRAALNAEVKQLTAEIDRVAKQADFNGTKLLDGSFTSQLFQVGANAGQAIAIDKVVDARAQTLGGVTFANSYVGTALAVDAAAADTTFSQLQVTVTPTGGTATTFDIGAFEVKAGQSITQGAAAALNARLGETGVYAEVKAGVINLTGIKGGQEFALAFGGPVVAGATASTAANLGLTETSTNGGDLATTNSFVQGLDITTFAGSQRALEVVDKALTSVNGARADLGAIQNRFTSVVANLQTSSENLAASRSRIRDTDFAKETAELTRTQILQQAGTAMLAQANQVPQNVMSLLRN